One window of the Arthrobacter sp. D5-1 genome contains the following:
- a CDS encoding APC family permease, with amino-acid sequence MSTAPKTVQSKESPALSEKGLKAGSVGLIGAVVIGVSCIAPAYTLTAALGPTVSEVGVHLPAIFLVGFIPMLLVALGYRELNNAMPDAGTSFTWATRAFGPWIGWMGGWGLIAATIIVLSNLAAVAVDFFYLMLAQIFSNPELGELSKILPLNIATTLVFIALACWISYRGMETTKGVQYVLVAFQLLVLGWFAVSAFAHVANGTAFDATAVSPDWFNPFAVDSFSQFAAGVSLSIFIYWGWDVTLTMNEETRNPEKTPGRAATITVLVIVIIYMTVALATLSFAGVGETGLGAGNPENQSSIFAVLAGPVMGPFAILMSLAILSSSAASLQSTFVSPARTMLAMGHYRAISPKFGKISPTFKSPSFATIAAAIAAAGFYVITRTVSENALWDTITALGMMICFYYGITALACVWFFRAEAFRGARSFFFRFLAPLLGGVILLVMFVKTAMDSMDPEYGSGSSVGGVGLVFVLGMGVILLGVVIMLVMYRVRPEFFKGKVLTRA; translated from the coding sequence ATGTCAACTGCACCAAAGACGGTCCAGTCGAAAGAATCGCCAGCCCTGAGTGAAAAAGGGCTGAAGGCCGGATCGGTGGGCCTCATCGGCGCCGTCGTGATCGGCGTTTCCTGTATCGCACCCGCCTATACGCTCACCGCGGCCCTCGGCCCCACCGTGTCCGAGGTCGGTGTGCACCTGCCCGCCATCTTCCTGGTGGGCTTCATCCCCATGTTGCTGGTGGCGCTGGGCTACCGCGAACTGAACAACGCAATGCCCGACGCCGGTACCTCCTTCACGTGGGCGACGCGCGCCTTCGGTCCGTGGATCGGTTGGATGGGTGGCTGGGGGCTGATCGCGGCCACGATCATTGTCCTCTCCAACCTGGCGGCTGTGGCGGTGGACTTCTTCTACTTGATGCTTGCCCAGATCTTCAGCAACCCGGAACTCGGTGAGCTCAGCAAGATCCTTCCGCTGAACATCGCCACCACGCTGGTGTTCATCGCCTTGGCTTGCTGGATTTCGTACCGCGGCATGGAGACCACCAAGGGCGTCCAGTACGTGCTGGTGGCCTTCCAATTGCTGGTCCTGGGCTGGTTCGCAGTCTCCGCATTTGCCCACGTGGCAAACGGCACGGCTTTCGATGCCACCGCAGTTTCACCTGACTGGTTCAACCCGTTCGCCGTGGACTCGTTCTCACAATTCGCCGCAGGTGTATCGCTCTCGATCTTCATTTACTGGGGCTGGGACGTCACCCTCACCATGAACGAGGAAACCAGGAATCCGGAGAAAACCCCAGGCCGCGCCGCGACCATCACGGTGCTGGTCATCGTGATCATCTATATGACCGTTGCACTGGCTACCTTGTCCTTCGCCGGCGTCGGCGAGACCGGATTGGGTGCCGGAAACCCGGAAAACCAGTCCAGCATCTTCGCCGTGCTTGCCGGTCCAGTGATGGGTCCCTTTGCGATTCTGATGTCGCTGGCCATTCTGAGCAGCTCAGCGGCATCTTTGCAGTCAACGTTCGTTTCCCCGGCCCGAACCATGCTGGCGATGGGCCACTACCGCGCCATCTCGCCGAAGTTCGGCAAGATCAGCCCCACGTTCAAGTCGCCCAGCTTCGCGACCATCGCCGCTGCGATCGCCGCCGCCGGTTTCTACGTGATCACCCGCACCGTGTCCGAGAATGCGCTGTGGGACACCATCACAGCTCTGGGCATGATGATCTGCTTCTACTACGGCATCACAGCACTGGCCTGCGTTTGGTTCTTCCGGGCCGAGGCATTCCGCGGTGCGCGTTCGTTCTTCTTCAGGTTCCTGGCGCCCTTGCTGGGAGGCGTGATCCTGTTGGTCATGTTCGTCAAGACGGCCATGGACTCAATGGACCCGGAGTATGGTTCAGGCTCCTCTGTGGGCGGCGTGGGGTTGGTGTTCGTCCTGGGAATGGGCGTGATCCTGCTGGGCGTCGTGATCATGCTGGTGATGTACAGGGTGCGGCCAGAGTTCTTCAAGGGCAAGGTTCTGACCCGGGCGTAG
- a CDS encoding prolyl oligopeptidase family serine peptidase, translating to MNTLEEAVPGRGLRPHFRSLLERWDSTPRQGLPQFAGGQAAFLWRGPGEAFASLHLAAEAGLRDAWNVRRAHPGVAAPPGVRLPTAPGTIVRGFTISPDGTRIAALLSTSASELAETWILAAGTQPVHIPGATAWYAAPVWEPDGGGIWVLTGKPPCQQIMHCPLDAGHPQELPFPTDLGSTTGSRLSLTRARGNLRLAAKNPGTGTREWELESGAWHPTAAPAGGIRVELASDHHGTTVTLDSRPVYRLSPAEYVSSFAIQPHADGTDLWLQTASPERPSGVFCVDEPVRSNESSRDPSGNILHQRVTAVASDGVGIPLVISARASDLGPDGLPARPLPLILTCYGGFGVTHRTEAEPSVPAWLESGGVYVAAQLRGGGEMGRDWHEAGRGPRKMRTIQDLIDVAGFLTSAGWTTPGQTVPFGASHGGLVVTAAALLSPASFGGVVAVAPLLDTVDLHRHGLGKQWLHEFGADGECSDHDRAAYSPVHVVGGLGSAAALPPLLCCLLGRDERVDNRAAVEVVTGIRERGGRAWLLHEDRGGHGQRAAPDVLDFSAAVLAFAASISREATPGSEPCP from the coding sequence GTGAATACCCTCGAGGAGGCCGTTCCTGGCAGAGGACTTCGGCCGCATTTCCGTTCCCTCCTGGAACGCTGGGACTCCACACCCCGCCAAGGGCTCCCCCAGTTCGCCGGCGGACAGGCTGCCTTTCTTTGGCGCGGGCCGGGCGAAGCGTTTGCGTCCTTGCACTTGGCAGCCGAGGCCGGGCTACGGGATGCCTGGAATGTTCGCCGGGCCCACCCGGGTGTGGCTGCACCGCCCGGCGTCCGGCTCCCCACGGCACCGGGCACCATTGTCCGCGGATTCACCATCTCCCCTGACGGAACGCGTATCGCGGCCTTGCTGAGCACCTCCGCCAGCGAACTAGCGGAAACCTGGATCCTCGCTGCCGGGACGCAGCCGGTCCACATCCCGGGCGCGACGGCTTGGTACGCTGCGCCGGTTTGGGAGCCAGACGGTGGCGGGATCTGGGTCTTGACCGGCAAGCCGCCCTGCCAGCAGATCATGCATTGCCCGCTCGACGCCGGTCACCCCCAGGAGCTCCCGTTTCCAACGGATCTTGGCAGCACCACGGGCAGCCGGCTCTCGCTGACGCGCGCCAGGGGGAATCTCAGACTGGCGGCGAAGAACCCGGGGACCGGAACAAGAGAGTGGGAGTTGGAGTCAGGGGCCTGGCATCCCACCGCCGCGCCCGCCGGCGGGATCCGCGTGGAACTGGCCTCCGACCACCACGGCACCACAGTCACACTGGATAGCCGCCCCGTGTACCGTTTATCCCCAGCCGAATACGTCTCATCCTTCGCCATCCAACCCCATGCCGATGGCACTGACCTCTGGCTCCAGACGGCCTCCCCGGAACGTCCATCGGGGGTTTTCTGTGTGGATGAACCGGTGCGCTCGAACGAAAGTTCCAGAGACCCCAGCGGCAACATACTCCATCAGAGGGTCACAGCGGTGGCGAGTGACGGCGTCGGCATCCCCCTGGTCATCTCCGCACGGGCTTCAGACCTTGGGCCGGACGGCCTCCCGGCGCGGCCACTGCCCCTGATTCTCACGTGCTACGGCGGTTTTGGCGTGACACACAGGACCGAGGCCGAACCCAGCGTGCCGGCGTGGCTGGAGAGCGGCGGGGTGTACGTGGCTGCGCAACTACGTGGGGGCGGGGAAATGGGCCGGGACTGGCATGAGGCGGGCCGGGGTCCACGGAAGATGCGGACCATCCAGGACCTCATCGACGTGGCCGGATTCCTTACATCGGCCGGTTGGACGACACCCGGGCAGACCGTGCCGTTCGGGGCCTCGCATGGTGGCTTGGTGGTCACGGCAGCAGCGCTCCTGTCCCCTGCCTCATTCGGCGGAGTGGTGGCCGTGGCTCCGTTGCTGGACACCGTGGACCTTCACCGCCATGGCTTGGGAAAGCAATGGCTGCACGAGTTTGGCGCCGACGGGGAGTGCTCTGACCATGATCGGGCGGCCTACTCCCCGGTTCATGTGGTGGGCGGACTTGGCTCCGCCGCCGCGCTTCCGCCCCTCCTGTGCTGCCTCCTGGGGCGTGACGAACGCGTGGACAACAGAGCCGCCGTGGAGGTTGTTACCGGAATCCGCGAACGCGGGGGCCGGGCCTGGCTGCTCCACGAGGACCGTGGTGGTCACGGCCAGCGTGCAGCGCCGGACGTACTGGACTTCTCCGCTGCCGTGCTCGCCTTCGCGGCGTCCATTTCCCGCGAGGCTACGCCCGGGTCAGAACCTTGCCCTTGA
- a CDS encoding universal stress protein → MRYVVGYTANARGHDAVHLAVALARNHDVSLDLVLVVPEDSPFNAVYPPETGYDDILNEQAQRWLDEGLALVPDDVTARAHIRRGDSEAQALIDAAVEFDAAALVIGATNSGLFKRFTIGSVAGSLLHSSPVPVALAPHGYHRTEPITRLSCGFGTRPGADELLDVAVESARDRGLPLRLVSLLALDGGNSPGLADAAWVHAADRLAAVGSSADASGGAGSVTEEPEIVVAQGRTIEEAVDRLDWEDGEILLIGSSRLAQQRATFLGSTANRILRALPVPMIVVPRDYTRHSA, encoded by the coding sequence ATGCGCTACGTAGTGGGCTACACCGCCAACGCGAGGGGGCACGACGCCGTTCACCTTGCCGTCGCGCTGGCCCGGAACCACGATGTCAGCCTTGACCTGGTCCTGGTGGTGCCTGAGGATTCCCCGTTCAACGCCGTCTACCCGCCTGAGACCGGCTATGACGACATCCTCAACGAGCAGGCACAGCGCTGGCTCGATGAAGGCCTCGCCTTGGTTCCGGACGACGTCACTGCCCGCGCCCACATCCGGCGCGGTGATTCCGAGGCCCAGGCGCTGATCGATGCCGCCGTGGAATTCGACGCTGCGGCACTGGTCATCGGCGCCACCAACAGCGGCCTCTTCAAGCGCTTCACCATCGGCTCTGTGGCGGGTTCGCTGCTCCATTCGTCGCCCGTGCCGGTGGCTTTGGCACCTCACGGCTATCACCGCACCGAGCCGATCACGCGCTTGAGCTGCGGTTTCGGAACCCGGCCGGGTGCTGACGAACTGCTCGACGTCGCAGTGGAGTCTGCGCGGGACCGTGGCCTTCCACTGCGGCTCGTCTCCCTGTTGGCGCTCGACGGCGGTAACTCGCCTGGGTTGGCCGACGCCGCCTGGGTGCATGCGGCCGACCGGCTTGCCGCCGTCGGAAGCTCCGCAGACGCGAGCGGCGGAGCGGGATCCGTAACAGAAGAGCCGGAGATCGTCGTAGCCCAAGGGCGCACCATCGAAGAAGCCGTTGACCGACTCGACTGGGAAGACGGCGAAATCCTGCTGATCGGTTCCAGCCGCCTGGCCCAGCAGCGGGCCACTTTCCTGGGCAGCACCGCAAACCGGATCCTGCGTGCCCTCCCTGTACCCATGATCGTGGTTCCCCGCGACTACACGCGCCATAGCGCCTAG
- a CDS encoding NAD(P)/FAD-dependent oxidoreductase: protein MQNLDRDVVIVGAGPSGLTAARELKKAGLSVAVLEARDRVGGRTWTDTIDGAMLEIGGQWVSPDQTVLMELLDELGLKMYSRYRDGESVYIGADGKRTQYTGDTFPVNETTKAEMDKLVAILDGLAAEIGPTEPWAHPKARELDTISFHHWLRQNSSDEEACNNIGLFIAGGMLTKPAHAFSALQAVLMAASAGSFTHLTDEDFILDKRVIGGMQQVSLLQAAELGDDVVLNSPVRTIKWDDNNVTVVSEQATVNARYVIMAVPPNLYSRVSFEPPLPRRQHQMHQHQSLGLVIKVHAVYDTPFWREEGLSGTGFSAGALVQEVYDNTNHGDTRGTLVGFVSDEKADAVFELSAEDRKKAILESIAGFLGDKALTPEVYYESDWGSEEWTRGAYASSYDLGGLHRYGKDQHANVGPIYWSSSDLAAEGYQHVDGAVRMGQATAARIVEANKLSALPVA from the coding sequence ATGCAGAATCTTGATCGCGACGTTGTGATCGTCGGTGCCGGACCGTCAGGGCTGACGGCGGCACGCGAATTGAAAAAGGCCGGACTCAGCGTCGCAGTGCTCGAAGCACGCGACCGCGTGGGCGGCCGCACCTGGACCGACACCATCGACGGCGCCATGCTGGAAATCGGCGGCCAGTGGGTTTCCCCGGACCAGACGGTGCTCATGGAGCTGCTGGACGAGCTCGGACTGAAAATGTACTCACGCTACCGCGACGGCGAGTCCGTCTACATCGGCGCAGACGGCAAGCGCACGCAGTACACCGGTGACACTTTCCCGGTGAACGAAACCACCAAGGCCGAGATGGACAAGCTCGTCGCCATCCTGGACGGCCTCGCCGCCGAGATCGGCCCCACCGAGCCCTGGGCACACCCCAAGGCACGCGAGCTGGACACCATCTCCTTCCACCACTGGCTCCGCCAGAACTCCAGTGATGAAGAAGCCTGCAACAACATTGGCCTCTTCATCGCCGGCGGCATGCTCACCAAGCCTGCCCACGCCTTCTCCGCGTTGCAGGCAGTCCTCATGGCCGCCTCTGCCGGCTCGTTCACGCACCTGACGGACGAGGACTTCATCCTGGACAAGCGCGTCATCGGCGGTATGCAGCAGGTCTCGCTGCTGCAGGCAGCAGAGTTGGGCGACGACGTCGTCCTCAACAGCCCGGTCCGAACCATCAAGTGGGACGACAACAACGTGACTGTCGTGTCCGAGCAGGCAACCGTCAACGCGCGGTACGTGATCATGGCCGTGCCGCCGAACCTGTACTCCCGCGTCTCGTTCGAGCCCCCGCTGCCGCGCCGCCAGCACCAGATGCACCAGCACCAGTCCCTGGGCCTGGTCATCAAGGTCCACGCCGTGTATGACACCCCGTTCTGGCGCGAAGAAGGACTCTCCGGCACCGGCTTCAGCGCAGGCGCGCTGGTCCAGGAGGTCTACGACAACACCAACCATGGCGACACCCGCGGCACTTTGGTGGGCTTCGTATCCGACGAAAAGGCCGACGCCGTCTTCGAACTCAGCGCCGAGGACCGCAAGAAGGCCATCCTTGAGTCCATCGCCGGCTTCCTGGGCGATAAGGCCCTCACGCCCGAGGTCTACTACGAATCCGACTGGGGCTCCGAAGAATGGACCCGCGGCGCCTACGCATCCAGCTACGACCTCGGTGGCCTGCACCGCTACGGCAAGGACCAGCACGCCAACGTAGGACCGATCTACTGGTCTTCCTCCGACCTCGCGGCCGAGGGTTACCAGCACGTCGACGGCGCCGTCCGCATGGGCCAGGCAACCGCCGCCCGCATTGTTGAGGCCAACAAGCTGAGCGCGCTGCCCGTCGCCTAA